AGACTTGTGGAGCACCATGTACAGGTTCCAAGGGCTGGAGCCTGGACATACTTAACTCCATCAGGGTCGCCTGTGAACCCAGCACCTGCCCGCGCTCTCAACGTCTCCTGTACCATCATGGTCGCTGGCTCTAACCATTGTTCAAGCCTTAGGAAAGACAAGGGTTTTATCAAAGTTTCTTTATAGCACTCCaagaccctgcccccaccctggccCACTTGAGAACACTTCACAATTACTTTGAAGGGCTTTCTCAAGGACTTCATGATTCCTTTGGTGCTAAGGAACAACTATGAAATAGGTGTGAATCCTGCTGAGCCACAGTATTGCCCCCGCCCCCTTTATTTAGCCTGTAGCCATTTAGGTGGACGTCTCTCATTCCTGTCCTCACACTCCTCAGAGGAACACAAGTCTTAGCCGCATAAGCAGAGTTGACCCTCAAGGGCCAGGAGAGAGAGTTGATTTTGGTCTACTGTCTCCACTGTCCACATCCACCTATGTTACAGATGTAGACGGTTTCTGGTGACTCATACATACCTATTGGAGGATGTATTAAGGCAACTcgactccacgtagttaaaagggaggtttattttggggtaacttacaacaagtaaagggataggttacaggatccgggagaggtgaagtgcagtccagtggtgttctggTCTCTGTTACTTCAGATAGCATTGATATGTTTAACTCGTCTGGTCAGCATAGGAGATGTGATAGTTAGAAGCTGATTAGTATTAGTCAAGTGGAAAGCTACCatactactgttttttttttttttttttttttttgttccatttttttttttggtttttttttttggtttttttttttcagtgtttgaagACAATGAAAGTATGcaaatggaaaaatggaaagtAGGTGACCTTTGTATCCTAGGTGTTTAATGTTGAATACCTCAGAAAGCAGCTGTCAAAAACAATGAATAGCCTTAGGTGTGGGGCTTGGAGAGGGGTCAACCTGAAGAGTATTTGCttgtgccagcacttgggaggcagaggcaggtggatctcagtgagtttgaggccagcctggcctacagagtgagttccaggacagccaggactgttagacagagaaacgctgtctcgaaacaccccccccccaaaaaaaaaagagtgtttgcttgcttttctagaggacccgagttaaacccctggcaccctgtcacacagctccagggcatctggcaccTCTGCCAAGGACATCTGCACTCGGCATTCACTTACCCACATGCAGAcgctatatttaataaaaataaagatcttttttaaaaaagtgaagtaACACAACATCGGATTCTGGTCCCTTTGTCCACATCTTCAAAGCTCTTGGAGGAAGGGGATCAATGAGACCAACAATGAGATGAGCACAGTTCAGTGAGTccattccccccccacacacccacccccccccGAGTTCTCGGTCACTTGGTGCCTCCAGGATCCTCAGACACCAATCTTCGTGCCTGAGAAACCAGAGTGCACAGTGAAGGTCCAGGAGATCGCTCAGCCGAGGGATCAGGGCTTCCGTGTCTGCAGCTGGCCTGTCAGACCCTGCGTGCCTTGGCCGCTGCCTGTGTGTGGATGCTCTTCAGTGATGTCTCTCATTCCAGGTATTTTTCAGCCCTGTCCAGAGGAGACCCACTTCCTATAAAGGACAGAATTGAAATGCCTGTGGCCACTCAGAAGACCGACACAGGCCTGACCCAGGGACTCCTGAAGGTCCTGCACAAGCAGGTGGGTGAACCTCTAAACTGTCTGTGCTTCTGTGGCCATTCTGTGCCCCTCGCAACATTGGGACAGCTGCCCCTTGTCCCCAGGCCTGCTCTGCCACATTTGAAGATGACTTTGATTCTTGGAAAGAACCCAAGAGCTAGCTTTTGTATGTATAGATATTACTTTTcattctgtgaatgtgtgttggaTGTGTGTATGGATACATCTATGTGTATGCTTTTTCTACTTACATTTAGCATGTCATATTGTGTTTTCTAAACAGTGTAGCCACAAACAATACGTGGAATTACCAGACCTTGAGAAGAAGTGGAAAAACTTGTGTCTGCCAGTAGAAAAATTCagagctatcctggaactggatccATGTGAAGAAAAAGTGGAGTGGATAAAATTTTTAGCTCTTGGATGTAGCTCCCTGGGTGGGGTATGTATCTACCAACAGCATAATCTGTGTAATTATGTACCTGACTGAAAAATAATTTGGGTTTAAGTAGCTACAGAAAACACTTTGATTACTAACTTGCTCTTGGAAaggagttattttttttctggagaccAGACTAGTTATGTGATGAAGACCCCAATTTAAAAGACGTTAAGAGCAGAGCAAACACATGGATACTCTTGAAATATGTTTAGGTTTTCAAAGGGGATGTACCAATGAGTTCTTTTACTTGAacaatataattttgaaaactggtaacattttcttcttctgtgggaAGAGACATAAAATTCCGTTTGACTTACTATGCTATGCAGTATTAATAAGTAGTAGATACAATGTAACTTTACTGCCCTCAAAATATAACTCCAATAATTTAGGAATAAGACAGCAGGATGATTGaggtgggtgggggctggagtGGGAGGGAGTGGGTGGAGCTTCCTGGGAGGCCCGAGTGTAATGAGCCTGTGGTTAAGTGAAGGGAGCCGTGGTGTTTGTGAAGAAAGGCACTTCGGGAGAAGCAGCCTTCTGCTGTCCAGATGAGCACTTTCTTTTGCTCCTTCAGTCTTTACACTCCTGAGTATATAACTGTACATAATTCATGATCCTTGCTTAATGTCCCACTCCTCTTCTAAAAAAgggttttatttaattctttatcaatttttaaatttgtatgtggGGGGCTGGGGATTGTAAACATGAAtgaatgcctgtggaggccagaataggatgCTGGATCCCTTGTGAgctcctgacatgggtgctgggaactgagctcaggtcctctggaagggcagtgcATGCTCGGAACCACTGAGCCTCTGACCCCTCCTTCCCCCAGCTTTGGTCCATGTGCACGTTTCTTACTCAGTTTTACTTCAAATAAAAGCCATTCTTGTTTTCCGTTTCCGATGGGCTAGTATGCAGGGGTCTCTAGAACTTCCCTTCATTCCCAGGAGCGGAGCTGTGTGCCTTTCTCTACTGCAGTCCATGGTTGGCCAGGTGCATGGATATACTGCAGCTCGGGCTCCAGGAGGAAGCTCTGTCCCTTGAGAGAAGGCAGGTAGCAAGTTGGTGACCTCAGGTCCAGCAATGGTTGGGTATGTGGTTTCTGGTCAGCTCTTGACGTCATTGTGCTGAGTCATGGACATTGACAAAGCAGGTGTCCTCCCGGGGCTGTGCTGCCCAGTGGGGTATTCTCTGGAAAGACAAAGTCAAATGCGATTAGTTATTAGAGAAACAGGCACTGTGCCACTCATCAGGGGCTCTGAAATTAACATTTTCATAGCATGGGACTAATATCTAACATTTGAGGTTAATGTTGATGGCTTAAGCCTCTAAAAAATAGGCATGAAAGTTTAATATTAACAATGAGAAAGAACAGGATAATTCATGGTTTAGGGATTACTCTGTCCCACCTCTCCAGTCATGAAAATAAATCTGAGCTGTATATACAGTGAGTGACACTAGGTGGCGCCATTTTGTAAAGAATGGAGCTTTCATCGTCTACTGTGACTATGTCAAAACAATCAAGTTCCTGTTTTCTTCTATGCCGCTTTGTCGTTAGGAAATAAATTTACATCAAAAAGCTACTGGTCACAGAGGGTTCCTTCCTGCCCCCTAACCTAGGTCATTTTGGGGGACTGACCTTGTGGCTTGCCTTTAATTCCCTTAGGTGATAGATGCCATAGAAGCTCTAGAGTGTAACTTGGGTCAAGTGCAGCTGGGCGTGCGGAGCCTTTTCTTCCATCATCCCTGTACAGGGGTCTGCTCGGCCCTGTCTCACCCGCCCCACAGTGTGTGGAGAGTGAGCTCTGTCTCGGTGTGGGCTGTGCTTGCAGGGAGGCACCCAAGCGCCCACGTGGCTGCTAGCACACGGACAGGACCACAGCTGCCCGTGCAGGCTCCTCTGTGGCCGGGACATGCACTAGGAACACATCGGAACTGCAAGGGAGTACAtctcattttctgctttttacaCACTACATTCCACAAGGAGAAATGAAGACGTGAGCTGGTAGGTATGTTGGGTGCAATCATCGCTATACCAGTGCCTGTCAGGAAGCAACTACAGGGAGCAAAGACAGAGGCTGGTTCCTGGCTTGAGATGCTATTCCACTGTGGTGGGCGAGGCATGGCGGCTCCCGGGGCTGGTTCCATGGTGGAAGGCAGGTGAGCTGTGAATGCTCACATGTCCAAGGATCAGAAAGTGAGACGTCAGCCTCAGACTGAGCCCTCTCAGAAACCCACTTCCTCTACTTCAGTCCCATCTCCTAAAGGTCCCACAAGCTCCTGAAATGGTACCCCCAGCTGGGGGTCTGTgagagcccgttctcgggttcctcgtggctttacccagcaggtccgcatagaggatgatcaggatcacaggcctgagtgcaggtgtctgagatggtctgcacttggctgtgctgggggaaaaggtcttttgctccaccccttggtgtctctataaaaaccctggggcagagacagtcgggggccgttggaataggttccaggccctctcgaggctatccttcattttttatctgtttatctccgcaagattctcctcaataaatccttctatctaatatttcctgctgcccacactcaagaaaactctggggagccgtggggttggtgggtaaacgccccacaggggTCCAGTGCCATACAAGAAGTGAGGAGTCGTGGCTTACTGCCTGCTCACGTGTGTCCCTTCGGGTGCTGTGGAACTGGCACTGAGACCCTTCTAAGTTCTGTATTTGCTGACTTCTGCCCGGCATAAACTCTGTGCCCTTAAGCTTCTCTTGGGAGCCATTATAGCCCAACCTAGTGAGGTTCTGTGAAGGAACAGAGACCTGAAGCCTTCTGTGTGAGTGAGGTCGAAAACTGAGCAGCCAGGGTAGTGATAGATGCACAGGGCCAGCTGCCCTGCCGGTCATGCCCTCCTCAGAGCCAACTCTGGTGGGCACTGGTTCCCTGTGGACCGTGGCATGGTGCAGAGGATGTTTCTGGATCTGGTGGGGCTGCAGCGCTAAAGTTCATTGTTAAATGGTGCTGGACTTCAAACCCAGAACCACATGGAGGAGGTTCATGGTTTAAAATGATATGCTCATTGCCTTAGGGTTCTGTTGCTgagaggaaacaccatgaccaaaaagcaggttgggggaggaaagggtttatttggcttacacttccataatTGCTGTTCGTTATTGATGcttgtcaggacaggaactcacacagggcaggaacgtggagacaggagctgatgcagaggccatatggaggggtgctgctcactggtttgctcagtctacttttttttttttttttttgagacaaggtttctctgtgtagttttggtgcctatcctggatctcactctgtagcccaggctggcctcaaattcacagagatccacctggctctgcctcctgagtgctgggattaaaggcgtgcgccatcgcTGCCcggctcagtctactttcttatagaacccagggccaccagctcagggatggcaccacctaccatggactctggaccctcccccattgatcacttacagctggatctcatggaggcatttcctcaactgaggctccttcctctctaatgactctagctggtgtcaagttgacacacaaaactagccagacTTATCTTGTCTATGGCAGTCATTCCCATTTAGGTATAAAATCTATGAATTCACCATGTCTGGTCAGTTGTATCCTGGTCAAACCTTCCTTCTCGCTTTATGTTGTGGAAGCTATGCATCCACCTGGATCTTCACTAAGATGGAGAACACACTCCAAAGAATGTCTACAGCGCACACTTGCGTTTCTGTCACTGGTGTTGTCTTTAAATCTCAGACTCCAAGAGTGACTGTGTCCAATCCTTGTCCCATTCCCTGCCTAGACACTGAATACTGCCATGAAGAACGTCTGTGAGATCCTCACTACTGACCCGGAGGGTGGGCCTGCTCGGATTCCGTTTGAAACTTATGCCTACATCTACCAGTACTTATCTGACCTGGACCCAGAACTCCCGGCCTCAGACACAGAGACCTATCTTGCCACTTTAAGAGAGAAGGCGTAAGTATAGCTCTCGGTGGGTGTCCTGTGGACTGAGTTGGAGAGTCTCCTCTGTCCACCTCTCTTTGCTGAGAACTTGCCCTGGCGgaaggcaaaggtgcttgccttGATTCCAGCAGTGACGAAGGGGAGCTGCCTGTCAGAGACCATCAGCAAAGAGCAGCAGCCCCTCCGTCTGTCTTCTCCGTGTCACACAGTGGGAGTCCATCTTCCTAGACTTtagatggagaaaatgtgtcCTGTCACAGGAAAAGCTTAATTCTAGCGTGTACTGTCAGATAGTTTAAACGATAGCTTGTTAAAAAGTCACAATGATAAACTTAACCTCACCAACACATGAAACGTAGAGATGAATTGCTACCAGTGGGCAGCCTGGCTGCAGCCCACAGGTGCCGAGTTATCCACAGACTGTCATTGATGTCACTCCACGGCTCCCGAGTGAGGAGCTGGCACATGGCACCTGTGCAGTGTATCTTCATGCTGTTGGCATCGATAGAAAGTCAAGGTGCTTGGGGGCTTTTAACTTTTCACTCCTGGCTGCCTAGGGCTGGTCTCTTCTCTCTGTAGTAAGTGGCCTGAGGTGCCCACATCTGGGAGGTTCTCTGTGGATGTGGGAGCGCTGTCATCTTGGCCTGGAAGTCTGTGGGAAGCTGATAGGTTCTTGGCTGATATCTCAGGGATGTCCCTGGGAGTAACTCCGTgagagtgtgtgggggtggggggcggagcCTGACCGTAGAGCCAAACATGGCCGCCGAGGAGCGTGCTGGCTGAAGCCAGACCGCAGTGCTGGCTGGGAGATAGAAGGATGGTCCGTGGCTTGACCCGTGTGGCTGGAGGGCAAGGCACAGAGGTGGGCGGAGTGCATGAGTGGGGAGAGGTTCATGATGGGCCACTACATGCCGAGGGGAGAGCTCAGCTCGGCTCTTTAGGTCCTCATTTGCACCCGCCCTGGAAAATCCTGACTGTACTGGTTCAGGGAAGCGAGAAGGACCCAGCTACCTAAGGAACCTTGTGTGCTGGGGGCCACGCAAGGCATGGGCTGGGGTTGTTGGGATCCCCAGCCAGCACTCTGTGTGTGCTTAGAATGCACCAATATCGGGCAGCATAGCATGTGAGCACCCCGAAGCCGAGGCCAGGCTCCCTGGgctgccctgcctctcctcctcctcctcctcatcaacTTTTAACTGGGCTTCTTTTCCACAGAGGGAGCTGTTGCTTATGTCTGCCTACTAGAGATTCATTTCTCTGCCCACCCTCCATCCGTCCACTCGTTTGCTGTCTGCTTGGTTCTGACAGCGTTTGTAGCCCTTGATATCTGTGCCTCCGTGGACAGGGATGCTGCACATGGTTCGTCTTAGCTGCTGAGGCACAGCAAACCATGTGGGCTCTGCGGTCCTGGTTCCCTCTGGCCCATGTACAAGAGAGGGAGCGCGCTGGGGTGGGCGACAGAGAGCACTGTGGGGGTCGTGGGCAGGTTAGTGTGGTCCCTGGCTGTCACGAGAACCGTGGTGTGGCGTGTTCTGGGCAACTCTTGCCCACTTGCTAACACGAGTGGCTCCCTAGCACTGACGCTTGACCTGGAAATAAGCAGCCATTGTTGTACAGAAAAATAGAGCTCAGGACTGTTGCTTACTGGCAGGAGTCTGTGGTAAGGCATCCCAAGTGCCCTGTGTTTGAGATAACCTTGTCAGTTAAGtgacatccttaaaaaaaaattacatttctaaTCGCATCTCCTTCTGTTTTCCATCCAGAGAATCTAAAAAGAATGGCATGATAGGACTTTCGGACTTCTACGTTGCACGGAAGTCAATATAGGAAGCCTTGAAAAGAAAGCTCTGAAGAATTGAAGAATAGACCGTTAATACAGAGAGGAACACATTTAATGTGGTGCTTTTGAAAGCCTTGGCGCCCAATACAGCTTGTCATTAACCGCTCGGTGTGATGCGTTTGTCAGTGGAGCTGAGGTGTGGCGTGGCAGGTGATCACGCGGAGGGGCCATTAGGGGGGCAGCCGCAGAGCGGCACCATGATCGTCTTGGTGAACTTATCTGGAGAGTGCAGGGAAGGAAGTGAGGCGGGAGCTTGTAAGTACCCAGCCCTGCTGCCTAGAACAGGAATCACAGACACTTGGCTCCCCAGTGCCCAGGCTTCCCTGGAGGTGGGCCTTCCGTGACAGGTGTATTCACAGCTGGAACATTTCCTAACATGGATGAAATGTGCACATTTTAAAAGCTATAACTTATGAAGAACTGGCTCAAGAAATAACAGTTGGAATGGGGCTgggatagaaacaaagagaaacagtAGTTTTGtttggggatgtaactcagtggtagaatgctaaAGCACAAAGACCAGGTCCCATCTCCCCGCCGAGAAGGCAAACACTGCAAGTGTTGAGTCTGCCTCTTGTCAAAGGTCACACAAAGAATTCTAGCCCACAGTCAAAGGCAAGTCTTCTCAGTTGATACAAGGTTGTCTTGAAAATGCGCATGTGTCTCTGTCCATGCGTGAGAGAGTGTTCtctgaggccaggagagggcatcagatcccttggagctggagtcacgcACGGGTGACTGTGACCTGCCcactgtggtgctgggaactgcaccccagtcctctgcaggagcggCAGTTGCTCTTggcctctgagccatgtctccagcctcacatgattttttttttatcaagctCTCACAGGATAGAGCCGTCTCTCCCTACTTATTCTGTACAGTCAAGGCCAAAGCTCGGGCTTATTGTCTGTGTTTGAGTCAGGGTCAAATGCATCCtggactggcctcaagctcactatgtagccaaggatgaccttgaacttttgctcCTCCTATCCCCCACCTAATAACAATTTAACATTAAATGTAAGGCAAATATTTGATAGGGGCAGCAGACGAGCGTCTTCCTGAGTTTGTGTGCTTCCTGGCGATTGTTCTTCAGACCCTACCATGGTGGTTGAGTCCCTCCCTCATGGCTACCCTCCGACACCACTCTCCAGAGGTGGGACAGGATGTTGACAGTTGTGTTATTTTCAGTGTCTGTACTGGCACTGTCCCTTCTGCCTGTCCAGATGCCACTTGCCTGACCCATGCTGTGCCTCTCAGGCTGACTTCATGACCTACATGTCATGAGCTCAGTTCTGTATCCCAGGCCTTCCAGCAAGGCTGCCCAGTTCAAGTCATGGCTTGCATTTCCaaacttgtagctggagttttcctggtcctgcctggcccacagtcaggacaaatctctctcacccgtcagtcctgcagctgctcagacccaacagagtaaacacacagagacttatattgcttacaaactgtatggccgcagcaggcttcttgctaactgtacttatatcttaaattaacccatttctattaatctatactttgccacgtggcttgtggcttaccagtatctcacatctcacttgtcatggtggcggctggcagcatctcctgactcagccttccacttcccagcattctcttctctgcttgtcctgcctatacttcctgtctggctactggccaatcagcattttatttatacagagcgctATCCACAGCACAAACTGACTCATCTGGACTCCAGTCCTAGCTCGCACTGTCCCTGCCCCCTAACTGGTTTCCTAGCACATGACCGTGAGCCCTGGCCCTGGAGCTTGTGGAATCCAGTGCTTGTGTGGGTCTCCTCAGGTTGACTTGTCCCTTGGCCATGACACAGGAGGAGGTACCACAGCCTCTGCCACCACAGTGTGTAATTCAATGTCAGTGTCACAGTTGGCCTGGTCCTGTGGGCCACCAACCCCTGACCTGGAGGACGGCTACATACATGCACAGGCCTGGTCAGTCACTAGGTGCTTCGTAAATATCCGTTTGGAAAAGAGCTGTGAGAGCTGAGACTAGACAACTCATGTtccagagagaaagacacagggcCTGGTCCCCTAGAGCACAACTTCCAAGGCCTGTTTGCTCATACCGCAGAATGAGCCATCACCATAGGAAAATTAAGCCCTGGGTGCCAGAAGTGCAGTGCTCAGCTCAAAGTGATTTCCAGGGGAACTCTAGAGGCTGAAACAGGACACCCTGATGGAAACCAGTGTAAGGCAGTGTGTTTCTGTTGTTAAGCCAAGAAAGTGGGGTCctgagagtctttttttttttttttttttggacacagaTCTGTAACTCtgtgtggcctggaactccatatgtagaccaggctagccttgaacttgctttggtccccctgcccctgcctcctgtggGCATCTCACCCTGTCTGGCaagttcatttaaaaagtttcttttttaagaacTGGGCTTTGTTCTGCTTTCTAGACGGTTCTAGTGTGTGGATTCTGGAAGGCTCAGGTGCTGGGGCTGGGTGCCATGTGGTGGCGCACATGTAAGGGGGCGGACGTTAAGGTGACAGGAAtctgaagcagctagtcacatccacGGCCAAAGCAGACAGGGAATGGTGTAGCTTGCCCAGCTACCTTCCCCCTTTTCCATGCAGTCCACAACCCAAACCCAGCGAGCGGCAAGTGCCTCCCATAGCACTTAATGTAATGTAACTCTCACAGCagttaatgtaatcaagacaTTCCCCACAGACATTGCCACAGACTAACTTGGACTAGATCATCCCTCGTGGAGACTCTTCCCAGATGATGCTTGCTTGTGTCCGGTTGAGAGAACTAACTAACCATCACAGATCGCTTCACAGAGTTAGTCCGCAGAATACTGGGGCTACTGCAATTGccatttttttgtattgttttggtcAGAGGGTCTAGGGACATCCTGGCACAAGCTGGTCACAAATTCGTGATCCTTTTGTGTCAGCCACCCTGGTGCTGGGATGTCAGTGTGCTGGGAGAGTTGCCATCAAATGAAGGTGCCACATGTGCTTCTCGTCTGCTTCGTCACGCTGTGACGCAGCCAGGGGACCCTTGGTCCAGAAccagaaaccaaacaaaccttttctccAGTGAAGAACTAGCTtggggcattttgttacagcaacagggGGTGGCGAAGCTGGAGTTAGCAATTGAACAGAAGCTGCATGTCTGGAAAGCCTGTACTGATGGGGGAGCACACCatcagcagaacagaaaggctgcCTGCTGCCTCACTATCTCCTCCTTCAGGGTTCCTCTTCCGGTTTCCTGTGGCTACTGCAACAAAATAACATTTCAACACTTGGCTTGGAGAGAGTTTTTAttacgcgtgcgtgcgtgcttgcatgtgtatgagtgtgtgtgtgtatgagtgtgtgcatgtgtgtgtggacatgaaaggacaagcagcatgagtcagttctctccttccaccatgtgggtcctggggatggaactcaggcacCAGATTTGGCAGCAAGAGCCATtgcccactaagtcatctctctgtccctcat
The Peromyscus leucopus breed LL Stock chromosome 11, UCI_PerLeu_2.1, whole genome shotgun sequence DNA segment above includes these coding regions:
- the Ropn1l gene encoding ropporin-1-like protein: MPLPDTMFCAQQIHIPPELPDILKQFTKAAIRTQPLDVLQWSAGYFSALSRGDPLPIKDRIEMPVATQKTDTGLTQGLLKVLHKQCSHKQYVELPDLEKKWKNLCLPVEKFRAILELDPCEEKVEWIKFLALGCSSLGGTLNTAMKNVCEILTTDPEGGPARIPFETYAYIYQYLSDLDPELPASDTETYLATLREKAESKKNGMIGLSDFYVARKSI